A segment of the uncultured Fibrobacter sp. genome:
AAAATAAAAGTCGCCGTTTCGCACCTGCTGCGTTCGCAGATGGAATTGGACGTCGAGGACTACGGACTGAAAAGCCTGAGCGATCTTTGCAACAGGATACTCGCCCGCTATGCAGAATTTACGCCGCCCGATCCGACCAAAATCGGTACGGACGATACGCTGTACAAGAACGTGCCCCCGCTCCAGTTCACGCTGAACCAACCCGGCGAAAGCTTTGCGAACTTCGCGAATTCATTTACCAAGAACGCGGGCACCAAAATCGCGACCCTCTGCCGCTACTACTTTGAATGCTACGTGAACATGCCTCGCGGCAAGCGCGAATGTTTTATATTCCGCGACGAACTGGACAAGCTGAATGCCGCCACGGAGGCCCGCACCAACGTTTCGCTCACCTACCGCGGAGAACGAAAGTGCGTTTCGCCCTGCTTCTTGGCGTTCTCGCCGTCGCAGGTGCGGGCATACGTGGTGGTGTGCGACGACAAAGTAGAGTGTGCCGCTGCCGGTGCGCGATTCCATTCACTGCGACTCTGTCACATCCGGGGAGTCGCCCCCGACACCGCAAGCAAGGCGTTCCACTGCGAAAACTTTGAACTCTCGCACCAGGCGGAAGTGTTCCGCGAACACTTCGACCCATTTTTGTGCTACGGGCAGCAGGTAAAGGTGAAACTCACCGAAGAAGGCGCCAGGCGCTACAACAAACTCACCACCAACCGCCCGAAAGTGATCGCCTTTGGCGAAAGCGAATCAGCGCAAGCTGCCGCAACCGCCGAGGTAAACGGCGCCGGCACCTACACCTTCGAGTGCTCCGAGAAACTCGCAAAAGTGTACTTTCCGCAATTCCTAAGCGACGCCGATGTCCTCGCCCCGCGTGAACTGCGCCTATGGTTCAAGGAACAGTTCGAAAAGGCTGCGGGAGTGTATAAGGGCATTTAACATTTTGTATACTACAAAATGTTAAATGGATTTCGTTATTCCGCATCCTTGATCAGACGGACAGAAGCGTAAGCCGGATAATCCTCGTCATCGATTTCATCACAGCCGTCTTCGAAACGCACACACGTATAGAATTTTTCGCGACCAATCGCGTGACTTATTGGATCAACCGTTTTTTCGACGCACCAAAAATGAGCCGAAAAATCAATCAGTTCAAAATCATCGTTGTCATCACGCCTTCCACCAGGTACCATCGAAAAGCCGTACTTGTCAGAGCTTGACTCGATCCATTCCTCCGAGGCTATGACGCTCAAAACGTCCCTGCAACGGGAATCCTTCTTTGCAAAGCGGACCATCGTTTCCCATTCCTTTTTGCTCGGCAAGTGCCAACCCTCGGGAATCGCTTCTTTCAACCCTTTTTCGCTATACAGATAACCGTACTTATCGAAGTACTGGTAATCTTCGTCGTAGGCGACGCAGTCGTCTGAATCCAGCTCGAATTTCAGGTTCTCGGCCAGCCAGACCTGATTACCGATTTTGCAGGTCTTGTATTCAGTACCGTCGCGCGGATCCACGAAAGTCCCCATCTCGGCAGCGGTTCTCTTTGCAGTCTTTTCGCCCTCGGCCTGGGGCTGGGTGGTTTTCTTGGCCATAACCATAATGGACATAAGCTTTCCTTTTTTAAGTGATTTACCTTTTGCTATAAGGCAAATCTAGGTAAAAAGGGATGCTCCAGGAACGATTTTTTATTTGCCCAAATTTTTCGGAACTTTGGGAGCAAGAAAAAAGTTCCAGTTTCTGGAACCTGAAAAAAAAACATTCAATTATAATTTTCATCAATGAATGTTTTAATAGCCACATTACCAATAGCATTCGTGGCGGCAGCATCCATTGCAGCCCCTAAAACGCCGCCAATAAACGGAACCGCTTTTCCCAAATTTACAGCGCCTTTAGTCCCGAATTTTGTTATTAGACGAAAGCCCACAGCTTTGTTTATCTGACCAATTACCGTTTTGGGAATCTGCTTGATGAGCCCCTTCGCAGCCGCAGTTGCAACCGAAATTCCGGCAGTTTTCAAAACATCTTTTGCAGAATTCCCTGCTAGACAAACAAACACCAAGGTTTTCACTCTGTCATCATGCAGGTCATAGCCACCAATTTTCGCAATAGCAGCAATCATACGAATCTGCACATAGATGACAGACGTAATATTAGCAGGCAAAGCAACAGGTATTGTTATTAAGCCGCCCAATCCAGTAACAAAACCAGACGTTCCGGCCTTCACATTTTGCCACCTTACTAAGGCCTCAGCCGCCTTCAACGGCTCATCATAATCATTTTGATAATCTCGCGCCAAGTCTTCGGCAGAATCAGTACCCGGAACACTTCCTGAAACAGCCGCATCATAGGCCTTGTCAAGAAGTTGCATCATAAAAGAATGATTATCAGAGTCGGAAGACATACAAGAGACCTATGTGATTTACGTTTTCTTTAGTACCACAGATGAATTTTTAAAACGAGTACGATTAGAAGCATTAGCCTTCATTTTAGCTTCAAAATATTCAAATCCAATTCCTGTTGAATCATCTGTAGATTCATTATTTTCTACAGTCAGGGGAATGTCTTTTTCGCTAATTTCTTTTATCTGTTTTGTTAGAGATCCCTTCAAAAAACCGTCAATGAAGAATTCTTCAACCTTATCGCACCCTACTTTTTCTATTGCAAATTTTTGGACTTTCTTTTCTATTAAAAATTTTAAAATAATACTAGAATCAGTCACAATTTGCAACAGCGATTTTTCAATATCTTCAGCATCAATATTATAAGTCCAATGACAATCCCTTTCTATTTTGGAAAAAACAGTCTTCGTTTTTGCTAAAAAAGAAATAGACAGGGTATCACTTGAAAGAAGCGATTCCCGTTTTCG
Coding sequences within it:
- a CDS encoding FISUMP domain-containing protein, which translates into the protein MSIMVMAKKTTQPQAEGEKTAKRTAAEMGTFVDPRDGTEYKTCKIGNQVWLAENLKFELDSDDCVAYDEDYQYFDKYGYLYSEKGLKEAIPEGWHLPSKKEWETMVRFAKKDSRCRDVLSVIASEEWIESSSDKYGFSMVPGGRRDDNDDFELIDFSAHFWCVEKTVDPISHAIGREKFYTCVRFEDGCDEIDDEDYPAYASVRLIKDAE
- a CDS encoding EcsC family protein, producing MSSDSDNHSFMMQLLDKAYDAAVSGSVPGTDSAEDLARDYQNDYDEPLKAAEALVRWQNVKAGTSGFVTGLGGLITIPVALPANITSVIYVQIRMIAAIAKIGGYDLHDDRVKTLVFVCLAGNSAKDVLKTAGISVATAAAKGLIKQIPKTVIGQINKAVGFRLITKFGTKGAVNLGKAVPFIGGVLGAAMDAAATNAIGNVAIKTFIDENYN
- a CDS encoding WYL domain-containing protein produces the protein MINVSQKIKVAVSHLLRSQMELDVEDYGLKSLSDLCNRILARYAEFTPPDPTKIGTDDTLYKNVPPLQFTLNQPGESFANFANSFTKNAGTKIATLCRYYFECYVNMPRGKRECFIFRDELDKLNAATEARTNVSLTYRGERKCVSPCFLAFSPSQVRAYVVVCDDKVECAAAGARFHSLRLCHIRGVAPDTASKAFHCENFELSHQAEVFREHFDPFLCYGQQVKVKLTEEGARRYNKLTTNRPKVIAFGESESAQAAATAEVNGAGTYTFECSEKLAKVYFPQFLSDADVLAPRELRLWFKEQFEKAAGVYKGI